One Acidobacteriota bacterium genomic window carries:
- the gspM gene encoding type II secretion system protein GspM: protein MTRLSPRERKLLGWGGVALALYLLLDLAVLPYWDALGETRANAEIQARRVRNFRRILNRQERIEAELETLRRRTGSLEQGLLDSSGDALAGAEIQGLVKDIAAAHGLTIQNSDLAPVEKISPRYSKVSTRIGLQAGIHQFVDFMAAMGSDPKILFVEDLRIAPFRASRRSDRNRNKDVRVTLAVSALKRVEPEKAEEQPVPADAAGAARRGERP, encoded by the coding sequence ATGACCCGGCTGTCTCCACGAGAGCGGAAACTCCTGGGTTGGGGTGGCGTAGCCTTGGCCCTCTACCTGCTGCTGGACCTGGCGGTCCTGCCCTATTGGGATGCTCTGGGCGAGACCCGGGCCAATGCGGAGATACAAGCCAGGCGGGTCCGGAACTTTCGCCGGATTCTCAATCGTCAAGAGCGGATCGAAGCCGAGCTGGAGACCTTGCGCCGCCGGACCGGGTCCCTGGAGCAGGGGCTGCTCGACAGCTCCGGAGATGCCCTGGCGGGAGCCGAGATTCAGGGCCTGGTCAAGGACATTGCGGCCGCCCACGGTTTGACCATTCAAAACAGCGACCTGGCTCCGGTCGAGAAGATCAGCCCTCGCTACAGCAAGGTTTCGACCCGGATCGGCCTGCAGGCGGGCATCCACCAGTTCGTGGATTTCATGGCGGCCATGGGTTCGGATCCCAAGATCCTCTTTGTGGAGGACCTGCGGATAGCGCCCTTCCGCGCCAGCAGGCGCAGCGACAGGAACAGGAACAAGGATGTCCGGGTGACGCTGGCCGTTTCGGCCCTGAAGCGGGTCGAGCCGGAGAAGGCGGAAGAGCAGCCGGTTCCCGCGGACGCGGCCGGCGCTGCCCGAAGGGGGGAGAGGCCGTGA
- a CDS encoding PilN domain-containing protein: MDFPDLSSILKQFTLGVSFGQDSLHLSLLSLHWKRLRRVDRQTIDRFDQVSSTEGRRQVQGFLKRNEVTHCNVVLSLPHREVLVRELELPLEARDNLAKVVEYQMVNLLPSEEQAVSYDYLVVQEASNPPRLRATIFVILQSTLERYLDLCRGLGLTLDRIVPQAVAVADYVRSAAPKAGSAAALIAVPAPGGGELVGLAQGQLRLCKEYRSDGPDLAETLENEVDLFRGEARLPEETPVELFLAGDAEALSEAGGELNPRVVPLPQAAVVRRTGPADRDPGTHWPALAAAFCGFRRKDALDVNLLPVEQRVRKPRWEMLPTYGLLAVSGLLLLALLFRGPVQQGALSEELSRERRRLQPAVTAVRELESQADHWRGRAGLLSRHKHRNQALLAALDDLSLIWPQDSMVTLFNLEDGVVRVQGTSGQAAALPQILEDSRYFKEVELVSAITRDAQGRESYRIQARLEVPLPLGENPDPAEVPPPPTSGDAPREVTP, translated from the coding sequence ATGGATTTCCCGGACCTGAGCTCAATCCTGAAGCAGTTCACCCTGGGGGTGTCCTTCGGCCAGGACTCCCTCCACCTGAGCCTGCTCTCCCTTCACTGGAAGCGTTTGCGCAGGGTGGATCGGCAGACCATCGACCGCTTCGACCAGGTGTCATCCACCGAGGGCCGGCGGCAAGTCCAGGGCTTCCTGAAGCGAAACGAAGTCACCCACTGCAACGTGGTGCTGTCTCTGCCCCACCGGGAGGTGCTGGTCCGGGAGCTGGAGCTGCCCCTGGAGGCCCGGGACAACCTGGCCAAGGTGGTGGAATACCAGATGGTCAACCTGCTGCCTTCCGAGGAGCAGGCCGTCAGCTACGACTACCTGGTGGTTCAGGAGGCATCCAATCCCCCGCGGCTGCGGGCCACCATCTTTGTCATCCTGCAGTCCACCCTGGAGCGGTACCTCGACCTTTGCCGGGGCCTGGGCCTGACATTGGATCGCATCGTTCCTCAAGCGGTGGCGGTCGCCGACTATGTCCGATCCGCGGCTCCCAAGGCCGGATCGGCCGCCGCGCTGATTGCGGTGCCAGCGCCCGGCGGAGGGGAACTGGTGGGATTGGCGCAGGGCCAACTGAGGCTGTGCAAGGAATATCGAAGCGACGGCCCCGATCTGGCGGAAACCCTCGAAAACGAAGTGGACCTGTTTCGGGGAGAGGCGCGCTTGCCGGAGGAGACGCCGGTGGAACTCTTCCTGGCGGGAGACGCTGAAGCCCTTTCGGAAGCCGGCGGGGAGTTGAACCCTCGGGTGGTGCCCCTGCCCCAGGCGGCAGTCGTCCGCCGGACCGGGCCCGCCGATCGGGACCCCGGAACCCATTGGCCCGCCCTGGCGGCGGCCTTCTGCGGCTTCAGGCGAAAGGATGCCCTGGACGTCAACCTGCTGCCCGTGGAGCAGCGGGTCCGGAAACCGCGCTGGGAGATGCTTCCGACATACGGCTTGCTGGCGGTCAGCGGATTGCTGCTGCTGGCGCTGCTGTTCCGAGGGCCGGTGCAGCAGGGAGCGCTTTCCGAGGAGCTGAGCCGGGAGCGCCGGCGGCTGCAGCCTGCCGTGACGGCCGTCCGCGAGCTGGAGTCGCAAGCGGACCACTGGCGCGGCCGGGCCGGACTGCTCAGCCGGCACAAGCACCGGAACCAGGCATTGCTTGCCGCCCTGGACGACCTGTCTCTCATCTGGCCCCAGGACTCCATGGTGACCCTTTTCAACCTGGAAGACGGGGTGGTCCGGGTTCAGGGAACTTCCGGGCAGGCCGCGGCGCTGCCCCAAATCCTGGAAGACTCGCGCTATTTCAAGGAGGTCGAGCTGGTCTCGGCCATCACCCGAGACGCCCAGGGCAGGGAGAGCTACCGCATCCAGGCTCGATTGGAAGTCCCGCTGCCGCTCGGGGAAAACCCCGACCCGGCGGAAGTCCCGCCCCCACCGACATCGGGCGACGCTCCCCGGGAGGTGACTCCATGA